cagactctgaaccactTAAGCTCctaacccctagatgctttgcttctccttctccgaacgtacaaaactctctattCCTAAAAGCTCTTTCTGTGTGTTAACCGGCAACACAGTGCCAAGATCCTCTTTATATCTCTTTAGAGGAAACCCTAGACCTAAAGCTCTATctaatggaaactttccatttcttgTACTTCAATGAATAagccaatctttttttttctcttgagatcgattgcttcttcttcaagacttcCTTTTTTGACTCTTCATTAAATATTCCTTTAATGCATCTGCCTTGACACATGCATCTCATGATTCGTGTGTATCATGTCGTAGTTCATGTCGCACTTCATGAAATACTTATGCTCTGCTACATCGTCGTCTTGACTatacatcttcaatctccccctttttaattCGTCGTCTCACAAGTACCTGCGATAGAAGACAAGAGCAAGAACCACAAGAACAATATTTTTGCACAAGGAATTATTCCGACCAAAACAAGGTAATGAgaaacatacttatattatcctAAATACGGGTTCAAGCATTTTAATACATAGTATCAAAAAGATAGCACACACAAATGCTCCCCCACAAACTTAGATTGTCTGAAAACGAGGATAACAAAGGATTGCAAGAAGTGGTGCAATCGGAATAACATAAGCACAAAATAAACATTGCTCCCCAACAAACTTAGGTCTTCTTCATCTCATTCCTCATCTTCTCCCCCTTATTGTgagcacacggattaaaaacaCAACGCAAAGCAGAAAAATACATCGAGAGGGAACAATACTAACCTGCCACCGCGCATTGAAGATCCTAAACTATCTCAGCCAGTGCTTGAAGAGCCCGAGTCGTGTTCTGCAGATCTACTTGCAGATCAACCTTTGAGAGCGCTCCCTAAGGAATCGCAACTTATCCAAGCTCGTAGACAGAGACTCTGGATGGTCCAGTTCTGGAACTAGGTGTAGAAGCCGGTGGAGCGGGAGATGGAAGACGCGTTGTCTTAGCAGAAATTATTTTTGGATCAGCTCTGACATGTACCTTTACTTTAGCCTTACGCTGCTCATAGATTTCTCCCACCCGTTTATCCTTCTTGTAAGCAATAGGACGATCAATCTTGTCACCGGTGTGAGATGGAACTGGATACTTCTCTTGAAGAAGTCCCATGATCAATCGAGGGAAGATCAGCCAGCGAGAGTCATTTCGGTGAATGACACCAAGATTGATGATCTGCTTGAATATCATCTTCCCCATGTCTACACGAACTCCATGAGCCATTTTGTAGATCAATCTTGCTCTGTCAAGAGACACATGAGTCTTGTGCGTAGATGGAATCCAGTTATGAGCAGCAATGATCATGAGAGCTCCAAAACACGGTGTGAGATCAGCTGTAGTAAGGCTATCCCACTCCTTCCTAGTGTTATCAGTAAGAAACGACACCAACTTCGTTGCAGATGCTTCATCCAAGGTCATTTCTGCTTCCTCATTTTCCTCTGTGAGTGGATCCAAATCCAAAGCCCCATTGATGACAGAAGACGAGAACTTGTACAAGTGTCCTTGAACTGTGACAGCCACTTCCTCATTATCTGCTTCAGTCCTTGTGTTAGGCAGACCAGCATAAAACTCTGCCACCACTTGCTCAACATATACACCAAGAGAGGAGACAGTCGATTCCATTGAACCCTTTCTGATTACAGCTAGATAGCCCCACTGATCAATTTCCTTCTTATCCACCAGTCGTTTAGCAATAACCTTACGTTTCAGAAACTGATCATACCTCTTCTTGAGAGGACAAGGAATGACCTCAACACTCTGTTCACTAGCATTCTTTGATTGTACACGAGCTGAGACAACTGCTTCCTTAGCCAAAAATGGAGACTTGGCTGCATCTTCCGCTGAAAGAATATGCGATTGAGTTGGTGTATTTGCCTCACCTGTCTTTTGCTGTTTCGAAGAATGCAACCCTAGTCGCTTCAGAACAAGCTTCTTTCTTCCTTTCTTAACTGAAGCATCCTCAGATTCAGACCACAAAGACACAACTTCTTCATCTTTGTTCTCTTCCTCCATTTTCTTAGCTGATTCAGACTCAGCTTCACTCAGATTCTTCTCCTCGTCTACTAGCACAAGAGGTAGAGGGGACTCATCTTTGTCACCAGGACCTCCGTCTCGGATCGGAACATTGGGCAATGCAACATTTGAAGGAATCCTTCTGAGGGTTCGGATCTGCCATTCCTAAGACATCTGGTGCCACTGCATCTTTTGTAGATGGATCTACCTCAGGAGCAGATGTTCCTTGGTGTTCATCACTTTCCTCCGATGGAGCCTTTTCATGAGCCGTATTGAAGGATTCAAGTTCTTCAGTAACCTCCAAACGAAATGATGACACCGGTTGATTATTCCTCGGTGGAGTCGGTTCAGGTTCGCCATCAGAGAGTGACCTTCGACTAAGTTCAGGTTCTGCATGCTTCTTGATTTCGGAGGGTTGACCTTGCTGAGCTGTGCTCTTTGTTTTTCCCATTGTCGAAGTTGATTTATTTGCTTGATAGAGAGAGAGGCCGAGAGGGACTGAGATTTTGATCTTCTTAAAGCACGATGGAGTCTTTTTAGGGTTTGTGACCCACTACTTCCCTTAACGGGAGAAACCGAATCAATTGTTCTGAAATTGCACTTCAAGTCCCTGTCTTTTTAATCATCTCCTTTGTATACCGACAACCTTTTAATTTCTCTCATCCAAACAAATCTGCATTAGGCACATTCGTGAATTAATATTGTATCATTAGATTTTCAGGATAGTAATATAACACGAATTACAACTCACAATTGGCTGATTAAGATTAAAAAAGTGTTGATTTAGTTCATTTACCATTTACGTGATGTACTACATGAGATGACTCAGCGCTGGATTCAGGTTGCACATATAACTCTTGTAGATTCCACACTCTGGTGCACCCGATTGTCTTTTATGGCTAACTTTCACATTGTCATGCCTTCATCAATACTGCTGGTTTTCAACCTTTATTCAAGCACTGTGAAACCCATGTTGTTTCccatcttatattttatttctttctttgaatGAGCATCATTCTGAAACATTATTGGCTCTTTTTTTAGAGGGGGGGAGGGCACAAATTGACGTAAAACCTGTACCTTTACAGTATTGACGGCACACCAAACATCTCTTTTCCACAGCGTTCTCAGGTTCCAAACATAATATGAATTATATGTACTAATCTCTGCACAACTTGACTCAACAATCAAGGTTACACACACCAATTTCATTTCTTAGTGCGATAAAGCGCGATTAAATTCAAGAGATTTAGAGAATATATCAGCCAACTGCAAGTCATTAACTACATGTTCGATTACTACCtgattgtcttcaactaatTCTCTAATGAAGTGGTGTCTGATGTCAATGTGTTTCGTCCTTGAGTGTTGGACCGGATTCTTTGAGATATCAATTGCacttttgttgtcacaataCATTAGAAAGAGACCTAAGCGCATTCCATAATCAGCCGACATCTGTTTCATCCAGAGAAGTTGTGAGCAGCAGCTACCCATGGCAATGTATTCAGCCTATGCCGTAGAAAGTGATACAGAGTTTTGTTTTTTGCTCAACCAGGAAATGAGATTgtttccaagaaagaaacatcctccacttGTGCTTTTCTTATCATCAGCacatcctgcccaatcagcatcacagtatcccaccAAATTCTTGTTAGAATTCTTTGAGTAGTATACTCCCAAGCTTTCAGTTCCTTTTACGTACTTGATGATTCGCTTTACTGCATTCAGATGTGACACCTTAGGTTTGGCTTGAAATCTGGCACATACACCAACACTGAATAAGAGATCTGGTCGACTAGTAGTCAAATAAAACAGACTACCAATCATCCCTCAGTAGAGTTTAGTATCAACATCTTCTCCAGCTTCATCTCGTGCAAGCTTTAATGAAGTACTCATTGGTGTCTTAGATACTTTGCAGTTCTCCAGACCAAAGTGTTTCACCAAACTGTGAGCATATGAGCTCTAGGAGATGAAAACTCCCTTATCTGACTGAGAGATTTGAAGTCCAAGAAATATTTCAATTCGCCACACATGCTCATTTCAAACTCTTGAGTCATATTCTGAACAGACTCATCAACCATCTTCTGAGATGTTTCTCCAAAgataatatcatccacatagatttgGACAATGATAATATTCCTCTCCACCTCTTTAAAAAACAATGTCTTGTCTACACTTCCTCTAATGTATTCTGCTTCAAACAGAAATTCAGTGAGTTTTTCATACCATGCGCGAGGTGCCTGCTTCAAGCCATACATGGCTTTTTTTCAAACGATAGACATAGTTTTGAGCGTTGAATCCTCAAAAACCTTTGGTTGTTCAACATATACTTCCTCCTGAAGTATACCATTTAGGAATGCACTTTTCACATCCATCTGATAGACTTTGAAGTTAAGTATGCAAGCCATTCCTAAAACCTtctgctttaaccttcttattgtttttaggatcgagtcagtcaaaactattgtgggattcaggaccttattttgtgatgctctttaaccaccacgtgctttaaccttcttattcagtgaccttagcagtgatgaaagacccacacatggacctggaacaccctgacttatctcatttgacactccagaagttctataccgatcatgttacactgggcagacttaactccactttatctgaacctaatctggactttaattcttcttgtcatgggcactagatcagggtagaatgagaactacactcaggatttcttatccgattttatccctcttgctgttcctgagtggctagctcatctttagctagttctcaccttgaaccctgacattttattccaccttcatgcatttgcttttctagtattttatgtgcagatatgcgcaaaaaggtcggagaggaaaggatcgacgcagtttttactcatcaatgctcacacagtggaagaCGGAACAATCAGTGCAGACAAGAGAACAACCAGAGTGCCTGTTCCGATACACAAGAGAACAACGaaagaagtaagtggctagaacgAACCAgcatgaatcaccagtggcatcatatacatcacttgttacctccttactcgtcaccccagcattttgtatttcattatatattaaaaaataaataaataaataaaaagaaaagaaaaagtttttgtttttgctttgatttactggtgacgagaaggggaagaatccatgatgcatgccactggggaagttgagaaagtgatggtggtttcagtgaagtgttctgaatgGGAAGatgaatcgcgcagagcagcTCTATGATTGATCTATCAGAGAGCAGTCCGatcagcagagatgagtaagggctgtggacctcaatggagccgtcctctcacgaccattttgtgcgatatcctgcatccgctcttggtaaaccctaaacactcttgaaatccaccataaaagttagcatgttctatacctagcccattctctctgagtagagcatgtgacaagaagctcacgctgatcttaattgaacataaggagttttgtctcgaaagtgttcccttttcaggttgagatgtagagtaaggagccgatctttGAACaacgatcagggggttctcagtaagtgtgtgcggtcataatctacagcttgtatggttcagagatttgtggtaagagtatggttgctgagaataagcgagttcccacgctttcaaacctttctccctgttcttggtacttgtcttgttcgaggacaaacaaggatctaagtctggaggaattgatatatggtgtttttcacatcattgtatatatgtttttatttgtttcaagtcactaattcgtgtcagtctagtcctttttgacttTTACAGgactggagttagtagaagagagaagagaaggtgcatgattaaaagatgtccttttggagcaatcctgcggagaacactcaagtagaacagtcccgagactgttctctcccAAGCGAAACAAGCAGAcagagtgatccggagattgtcccgacgaatatggaaactcctatttcgggaattaaagccctgttgccctaatctcttttcttctgattggcgcctccatataaaatgccatctatcattttattattttcttatgctagtttttacaagagaaccctgaatttgcgatctgcaacttgtaagggagaagaatccatcctctcatagagaagatcatctgaaccctattgttttctactctgttcttatgcaattttattcaggatttatgtctttgattctctgcatcatgatcgagtagtagccttgctcgcctagggtttttagggtgttgagacttgagctaaacatagataagcgattctaaactgttcttcattcatactgttcttactgctttcattaacctgatcacttgatgttagatcactagttcatcacctagttaaccgcttaggagataacttgacatgtattgaatgagcttagtatccctaatcagcgaaaatagatattagggtggagtgaactgatcggacctgttctctaaagcttgcaatcgatcctcatcccaacgacagttaggtggtgagatcgatctgcaaagcgatcactgccacgacaatggagtgttccagctgagtgatccgagttctagaaagcac
This genomic stretch from Raphanus sativus cultivar WK10039 chromosome 3, ASM80110v3, whole genome shotgun sequence harbors:
- the LOC108845171 gene encoding uncharacterized protein LOC108845171, whose product is MGKTKSTAQQGQPSEIKKHAEPELSRRSLSDGEPEPTPPRNNQPVSSFRLEVTEELESFNTAHEKAPSEESDEHQGTSAPEIRTLRRIPSNVALPNVPIRDGGPGDKDESPLPLVLVDEEKNLSEAESESAKKMEEENKDEEVVSLWSESEDASVKKGRKKLVLKRLGLHSSKQQKTGEANTPTQSHILSAEDAAKSPFLAKEAVVSARVQSKNASEQSVEVIPCPLKKRYDQFLKRKVIAKRLVDKKEIDQWGYLAVIRKGSMESTVSSLGVYVEQVVAEFYAGLPNTRTEADNEEVAVTVQGHLYKFSSSVINGALDLDPLTEENEEAEMTLDEASATKLVSFLTDNTRKEWDSLTTADLTPCFGALMIIAAHNWIPSTHKTHVSLDRARLIYKMAHGVRVDMGKMIFKQIINLGVIHRNDSRWLIFPRLIMGLLQEKYPVPSHTGDKIDRPIAYKKDKRVGEIYEQRKAKVKVHVRADPKIISAKTTRLPSPAPPASTPSSRTGPSRVSVYELG